A window of Gallaecimonas kandeliae genomic DNA:
TCCGGCCAGCCCCAGGAAGGGGTACCCGGCACCGAGGCCCTGGGCAGCCTCAAGCAGCAGACCCTGGAAGGCTCCAACGTCTCGGTGGTGGAGGAGATGGTCAACATGATCGCCACCCAGCGCGCCTACGAGATGAACGCCAAGGTGGTGTCCTCCACCGACCAGATGCTCAAGTTCATCAACCAGTCCGTCTAAGGAGTGCCCATGCGAGCCCTGACCCTGCTGCTGTTGCTGGCCCTGGCCGGCTGCCAGAGCGCCCGTTACGACATCGCCACCCCCGAGCCTGGCGAGCAGGACTGGGCGCCGACCCTGGTGCAGGGCGACAAGGCGCAGGGCGAGGACGGCAGCCTCTACGCCAAGCCGAGCATGCTGACCCTCTTCCAGGACCGCCGGGCCTACCGGGTCGGGGACATCCTCACCATAGTGCTCAACGAACAGACCCAGTCGTCCAAGAAGGCCGACACCAGCCTGGACAAGAGTTCCAGCGTCGGCCTGGCCGCCCCTCAGTTGGGCAATAAGGAACTGGGTGACCTCAGTGCCACCCTGGACGGCAAGCGCGCCTTTGCCGGCGGCGCCAGCGCCAGCCAGCAGAACTCCCTGTCCGGCTACATCACCGTCACCGTGGCCAAGGTGCTGGCCAACGGCGTGTTGGCGGTGAGGGGGGAGAAGTGGATCCGCCTCAACCAGGGGGACGAGTTCCTGCGCCTGCGCGGCCTGGTGCGGGTGGACGACATCGACGGCCAGAACCGGATCTCTTCCCAGCGGGTGGCCAACGCCCAGATCACCTACGCCGGGCGCGGCTCCCTGGCCGAGGCCAACCAGCCCGGCTGGTTGACCCGCTTCTTCCAAAGCCCGCTTTTCCCCTTCTGATTTGGAGCCTGCCATGCGCTGTTTCGCTTTGCTGTTGGCCCTCTTTTCCTCCCTGGCGGTGGCCCAGAGCCGGCCGCTGCTGGACATCGCCGACGTCCAGGGCCTGCGTGAAAACCAACTGGTGGGCTACGGCCTGGTGGTGGGCCTGTCCGGCACAGGCGACCGCAACCAGGTGAAGTTCACCAGCCAGTCCATGACCAACATGCTCAAGCAGTTCGGGGTGCAGTTGCCGGCCAACATCGACCCCAAGCTCAAGAACGTGGCGGCCGTGTCGGTGCACGCCACCCTGTCCAGCGTCGCCGGCCGCGGCCAGACCCTGGACGTGACCGTCTCTTCCATCGGTGACGCCAAGAGCCTGATGGGCGGCAGCCTGCTGATGACGCCCCTGCGCGGCGTGGACGGCGAAGTCTACGCCGTGGCCCAGGGCAACCTGGTGGTGGGCGGCCTCAAGGCCGACGGCAACGACGGCTCTTCCGTCACCGTCAACGTGCCCACCGTCGGCCTCATCCCGGGCGGCGCCACCATCGAAAAAGAAGTGCCCGCTGCCCAGCCCAAGCCCCAGGTGGTGCTCAACCTCAAGGTGCCCAATTACAAGACGGCCCGTAACGTCGAGCTCGCCATCAACAAGGTATTCGGCCCCCAGGTGGCCGCCGCCCAGAACGCCGGCCGCATCCTGGTGCGGGCCCCCATGGACAAGGAGCAACGGGTGGTGTTCATGTCCATGCTCCAGGACATCCAGGTTCAGATGGGCCGCCAGCGTCCAAGGGTGGTGTTCAACAGCCGTACCGGCACCGTCGTCATGGGCCAGGACGTCAAGGTCCACAAGGCCGCCGTCACCCACGGCAGCCTGACGGTGACCATCACCGAGGACTACAACGTCTCCCAGCCCAACGGCGGCGGCTACAAGTCCAGCAACAACGGGCGCACCGTGGTGACCCCCAATTCCAAGATCAACGTCAACCAGGAGAGGCCCAACATGTTCGTCTGGCCCGACGGCACCTCCCTGGAGACCATAGTGCAGGCGGTGAACAGCCTGGGGGCCTCCCCCGGGGACATCATGTCGATCCTCCAGGCCCTCGACGAAGCAGGCGCCTTGGAAGGGGACCTGGTGGTCATTTAAGGAGAACGGAAATGGACGCTATCCAGGCCGCCCAGGGCGGTTTCTACCAGGACAGCAGCCGGCTCAGGAGCCTCAAGGGCCCAGAGGGGCTCAAGGCCGCCGCCGGCGAGTTCGAAGCCATGTTCCTGCAGATGGTGCTCAAGAACATGCGCCAGGCCTCCCAGGCCCTGGCCGACGAGGACAACCTCTTCAACAGCCGCCAGCAGCAGTTCTACCAGGCCATGGCCGACGGCCAGTTGAGCAAGGATGTCTCCAGCCGCGCCAACCTGGGGCTGGCCGATGCCATCAGCCGCCAATGGGGTGGCCTGGCGGCAGAGGAGCTAAAGGAAAAGCCCGAAGCTGTCGCTTCTCACCCTGTAGGAACGGCGGCGCTTCGCCAGCCCCTTAACAGAACGGGTAAAGCATGAGTCTGTTGAACAACGCCCTGTCCGGCCTGCAGGCGTCCCAGTACGCCATGAACGCGGCCAGCCAGAACATCGCCAACCTCAACACCCCCGGCTACAGCCGCCAGCAGGCCTTGCTGGTGGCCCGCAGCGGCGGCGGCTTCGGCACCCTGGAGGCCGGCAACGGCGTCGAGGTGCAGAGCCTGAGGCGAGTCAGCGACGGTTACCTCACCGCCGCCCTGTGGCGGGCCAACACCCAGAACGGCTACGACGACCAGTTCCAGACCCTTATCGGCCAGGCCGAGGCCCTGTTCGGCAGCGACGAACTCAGCATCAACGGCGGCCTGGACGGCCTCTTTTCGGCCTTGTCGGCGGCCACTGCCAGCCCCCAGTCCATAGCGCCGCGCCAGCAAGTCATTGCCACGGCCCAGGCCCTGGCCGGGCGTTTCAACCAGCTCTCCAGCAACCTGGATCTCCAGGAAAAGCAGCTGGACGAGCAGGCCGACGCCATGCTGGCCAACATCAACACCCAGGCGGCCGGCGTCGCCAAGCTCAACCAGGCCATAGTGGATGTCCAGGCCAAGGGCGGTAACACGGCGGCCTTGGAAGACCAGCGGGACCAGCTGGTCTCGGGGCTGGCCAAGCAGGTCAGCCTCAAGACCCAGCGCCAGGCAGACGGCACCTTGAGCCTGAGTCTGGCCAGCGGCCAGCCCCTGGTATTGGGGGCCCATGCCGCTACCCTGAGCCGCAGCGGCGACGACATCAGCCTGGAGCTGGGCAAGCAGAGCTTCCAACTGCTGAAGGTGGGCGGCTCCCTGGGGGCCAACCGCGATTACAAGACGGGCCAACTGGCCGGGCTGCGCACCAGCCTCAACAGCCAGGCCCAGGCCATCGCCGACCAGATGAACGGCCAGTTGCAACAGGGTTTCGACCTCAGCGGCAACCCCGGCCAGGCCCTGTTCACCTATGATCCGGCCAACCCCGCCGGCACCCTGGCCCTGAGCGGCATAACCCCGGAACAGCTCGCCTTCGTCGGCAACGACGGCAGCGGCAATCCTGTCGGCGGCAGCGGTGACAACAGCAACCTGCTGGCCCTGGTGGACATGAAGCCCGGCTTCTACGACGGCTACAGCCAACTGGTGGGGGACCTGGCGGTCAAGAGCGGCCAGGCCCAAGCCACCGCCAGCGCCAGCGCCAGCCTGCAGCAGGACGCCCAGGCCCAGCGCGACAACGTCAGCGGCGTCAACCGCGACGAAGAAGCGGCCAGCCTGATGCAGTACATGCAGGCCTACCAGGCCAACGCCAAGGTCATCACCGCCGCCGATGATCTCTTCCACACCTTGATGGGGATGTTCTGATGCGGGTCAGCAGCGCACAACTCGGCCAATACGTGCTCAAGGGCCTGGATCGCCAGGGCACCGAGTACGCCAAGGTCATGGAGCAGATGAGCTCCGGTTACCGGATCACCAAGCCGTCGGACGATCCGCTGGGCACAGTCACCCTGCTGGGGCTCAAGAGCGAGCAGGGCAGCCTGGACCAGTACCGCACCAATATCGGCAACGTCAGCAGCCGCCTGGAAAAGGCGGAGAGCTACCTGGATTCGAGCTACCAGGTGATGCTGAGGGTCCAGGACCTGACCCTGTCCGGCACCAACGGCGCCGCCACCGACGCCGACCGCCTGGCCTATGCCGGTGAGCTGCAAAGCCTGAGGGACACCTTGCTGGATTTCGCCAACGCCCAGGACGAAGAGGGCCACTACCTCTTCGGCGGCAGCCAGGTGGACAAGCCGCCCCTGGTGGACAACGGCAGCGGCACCCTGGTCTACCAGGGCGACAGCCTGGGCCGCCAGGTACAGGTGGCCAAGGGCGTCAGCATGGACGCCAACGAGACGGTGCAAAACATCTACTTCGCCGGCGGCAACAACTTCTTCGCCGACCTGGACGGCTTCATCCAGCAGCTCCAGACCCCGGGGGCATCTGTCTCTGCCAGCGGGGCCGCCATGTTGGGCCGCATCGACGGTGCCATCACTGGCATCAACCGCAGCCTGACCGACATCGGCGGCCGCCTGTCCAGCCTGCACAGCCTGGATACGGCCCAGCAGGACCTGGGTCTCGCCAACGACAAGGTGATAGGGCAGATCCAGGATCTCGATTACGCCGCGGCGGCCGACAAGGTCAACCAGATCCAGTTGACCCTGACCGCCACCCAGAAGACCTATAGCCAGCTCAGCCAGCTGAGCCTGTTCGATTACCTCTGATGAACCCCCTGAGCCCACTGGGCACCAGCGAAACCCAGCGCCAGCCGAGCCCGCCCATCAGCCGCGGCCAGGCCCAGGTGGCCTTGTCCAAGGCTCAGGGCGCGGCCCAGAGCCAGGGCGCTGCCCCCAGCCAGGCCATAGGCCTCAAGGTGCAGCGCCACGGTCAATGGGCGCTGATGAGCGAGGCCCAGGGCAAGCTGTCCCGGCTCCAGGCCACAGAGCAGAGCCTGGTGCAGAACTACCGCCAACTGCTGGCCCTGGCCCGCCAGCTGGAGCAGCCGGCGGCCGGCCAGGGCAGTGCCCAGGCCAAGGGGCAGCAGCTGGCCGCCCAGGTGCGCTCCCTGCGGGACGACATCGCCAGGGAAGGGCGCCTGGACAGCACCCTGGCCCCCAGGGCCAGGGCTGGTGATACAACGGCGCTGCTGACCAGGGTCGATCTGCTGGGCCCCAGGCCCCAGGCCGAGAACATCCAGATCCAGCTACCCAACGGCGCCTCCCTGTCGTTGCGACTGGCCGCCCAGGCCAGCCAGGGCCGGGCCCTGGCCGAACTGGCGCCGCAGTTGGCCCGCCAGGGCATCACGGCCAGCCTCGACAGCCAGGGCCGCTTGCAGCTCACGGGCCGGCCGGCCCTGCTGCAAAACCCCTGGTCTTTCCAGGGCCAGGGGGTCAGGGTGCCGGCCGGCAACCCTGTGCCCATCCGCCTCGATCCCCAGCCCGACAGCCTGGAGCAGCTGGCCCAGGGCCTGGATGCCGGCGGCCTGGACGCAGAGCGCAGCCGCCTGCGGGCCCTGCTGGCGGCCTTGGAGCAGCACAGGCGGGCCTTGCAGGCCGAGCGCCAGCAGCTGATGGGTCGGCTGGCGGCATTGCGGGCCGAGGTCCAGGCCTTTGGCCAGTCCCCCGAGGAGCTGGGCCAGTCCCTCAAGGCCAGCCTGCGCGACAGCGATTTCAGCCTGCAACTGGGGGCCCTGCTGACCCAGGCCAATGTCTCCCGCCAGACGGTAGTGTCGCTGCTTTCCCGCTGAAGGCCGCCTGTTCCTTGCATTTTCGCCGCTTTTAAAACTTTTTTGTTTTTCTCCCTTCATTTTCCCAAGAACCCCGCCGCCTATTTGTTGGTGAACAACAATGGCCGCAAAGGCGGCGTTAAATTTCAGGAGAAAGACCATGTCCCTTTCCATCCATACTAACTTTGCGTCCCTGGTCACCCAGAACACCCTGAGCAAGAACAACAACATGCTCTCCACCGCCATGCAGCGCCTGGGCACCGGCCTGCGCATCAACAGCTCAGCCGACGACGCCGCCGGCCTGCAGATCGCCAACCGTCTGACCGCCCAGACCCGTGGCATGGCCGTTGCCCAGCGCAACTCCCAAGACGCCATCTCCATGCTGCAGACCGCTGACGGCTCCCTGGACGAACTGTCCAGCATCGCCTTCCGCATGAAGGACCTGGCCACCCAGGCTGCCAACG
This region includes:
- a CDS encoding rod-binding protein — its product is MDAIQAAQGGFYQDSSRLRSLKGPEGLKAAAGEFEAMFLQMVLKNMRQASQALADEDNLFNSRQQQFYQAMADGQLSKDVSSRANLGLADAISRQWGGLAAEELKEKPEAVASHPVGTAALRQPLNRTGKA
- the flgK gene encoding flagellar hook-associated protein FlgK, with protein sequence MSLLNNALSGLQASQYAMNAASQNIANLNTPGYSRQQALLVARSGGGFGTLEAGNGVEVQSLRRVSDGYLTAALWRANTQNGYDDQFQTLIGQAEALFGSDELSINGGLDGLFSALSAATASPQSIAPRQQVIATAQALAGRFNQLSSNLDLQEKQLDEQADAMLANINTQAAGVAKLNQAIVDVQAKGGNTAALEDQRDQLVSGLAKQVSLKTQRQADGTLSLSLASGQPLVLGAHAATLSRSGDDISLELGKQSFQLLKVGGSLGANRDYKTGQLAGLRTSLNSQAQAIADQMNGQLQQGFDLSGNPGQALFTYDPANPAGTLALSGITPEQLAFVGNDGSGNPVGGSGDNSNLLALVDMKPGFYDGYSQLVGDLAVKSGQAQATASASASLQQDAQAQRDNVSGVNRDEEAASLMQYMQAYQANAKVITAADDLFHTLMGMF
- the flgH gene encoding flagellar basal body L-ring protein FlgH, translating into MRALTLLLLLALAGCQSARYDIATPEPGEQDWAPTLVQGDKAQGEDGSLYAKPSMLTLFQDRRAYRVGDILTIVLNEQTQSSKKADTSLDKSSSVGLAAPQLGNKELGDLSATLDGKRAFAGGASASQQNSLSGYITVTVAKVLANGVLAVRGEKWIRLNQGDEFLRLRGLVRVDDIDGQNRISSQRVANAQITYAGRGSLAEANQPGWLTRFFQSPLFPF
- the flgL gene encoding flagellar hook-associated protein FlgL, whose product is MRVSSAQLGQYVLKGLDRQGTEYAKVMEQMSSGYRITKPSDDPLGTVTLLGLKSEQGSLDQYRTNIGNVSSRLEKAESYLDSSYQVMLRVQDLTLSGTNGAATDADRLAYAGELQSLRDTLLDFANAQDEEGHYLFGGSQVDKPPLVDNGSGTLVYQGDSLGRQVQVAKGVSMDANETVQNIYFAGGNNFFADLDGFIQQLQTPGASVSASGAAMLGRIDGAITGINRSLTDIGGRLSSLHSLDTAQQDLGLANDKVIGQIQDLDYAAAADKVNQIQLTLTATQKTYSQLSQLSLFDYL
- the fgIL gene encoding lateral flagellar basal body P-ring FlgIL, whose translation is MRCFALLLALFSSLAVAQSRPLLDIADVQGLRENQLVGYGLVVGLSGTGDRNQVKFTSQSMTNMLKQFGVQLPANIDPKLKNVAAVSVHATLSSVAGRGQTLDVTVSSIGDAKSLMGGSLLMTPLRGVDGEVYAVAQGNLVVGGLKADGNDGSSVTVNVPTVGLIPGGATIEKEVPAAQPKPQVVLNLKVPNYKTARNVELAINKVFGPQVAAAQNAGRILVRAPMDKEQRVVFMSMLQDIQVQMGRQRPRVVFNSRTGTVVMGQDVKVHKAAVTHGSLTVTITEDYNVSQPNGGGYKSSNNGRTVVTPNSKINVNQERPNMFVWPDGTSLETIVQAVNSLGASPGDIMSILQALDEAGALEGDLVVI